The window GGGTTACCGCTGAAACTGCAATCGATGAACTGTCGCAAGCAGGATTTCGACTTGTTAGTTCCAAAAAACAATCGGGACGAAACATCTACATTGTAATGCAAAAACCAACTTCTGACTGATAAACCAAAAAACTTTTCTCCCTTAGTAATAAATAGAATTTATTCGTCTTATTGTTTTCTCTATTGGCTAATTCTGATTAGATTACTTCTATCAATACCCACCAAAACATCGGAGGTTGATTATGCGTTACGGACACGTACAATCAGGGGATCCCATCAATCTTCAATCTTTGCGTGAAGAGCTGGATGTAGACACATCTTATGCGCTGGTGAAAACGGATAACATGGAAGTTATTCGCATGGCCCTGCCACAGGGTAAATCAGTAGAAGAACATGTCCTGGACAGTGAAATTTCGGTGCAATGCTTACAGGGAGAAATACTATTTCAAATAGATGGCAGGGCAAGTTCATTAACGCATGATGATTGGTTATATCTCAAAAAGGGACAGCCCTATTCCTACAGTGTTAAATCAGATGCTATCGTTCTTATAACTATTGTCTTTGGAGAGCAACAATCATCTTAGTCCAGGCAAGCCCCTCACCTGTATTAGATCTTTTAACGATTTCAGCTGGTGGTTATGAAAGAATACTAAGCCAACTGATTCCACTTTCTATAACCGTTTCCCTATATGAAGCTTGAGGAAAAAACAATTCCCAGCTTCAAATGGCTCCATTAAATTGGATATATTTCCCTTCCATTGATAAAGATTATCTTTAAAAGAAAGAAATTACATAAGAAGCAGATGAAAAATATAGTTGTACTTGGTGGTGGACTCAGTGGATTAACTACAGCTTACCTACTCAAAAATGAAGACATCTCCACGACCATTTTAGAAGGCCGAGACCGCATTGGCGGACGCATTCACACCCTGCGTAACGATGCTGAAGCTCCTATCGAAATGGGCGCCACTTGGCTGGGTAAAAAGCATACTCATTTACTGGATTTACTTGATCAATTAAATATTGGAACTACTCAACAGTTTATGGGCAACAAGGGATTCTATGAGCCAATGTCAGTTTCACCACCACAGCTTGTAGACCTGCCTCCTAATAAAGAGCCCAGCTATCGTATCGATGGCGGATCAGATAACTTGATACATTCTTTAGCAAATCAGCTTGACCAAAACCAAATCCTACTGAATGAGAGAGTAAGATCTATTGCTGATATTGGAAACTCACTACAAATACAAACCAATAATACTAATTTTGATGCTGATGCTGTTATTAGCACTCTACCGCCCAAGCTGCTAATCGAGTCGATCAGGTTTACTCCTTCACTACCCGATAAACTCCAAAATATCGCAGCAGGCACACACACCTGGATGGCTGACTCCATTAAAGTGGCCCTTACTTTTGAGCGTCCATTTTGGAAAGGTTCCAACTCCAGCGGCACTATCTTCAGTAATGTGGGCCCCGTCAACGAGATGTACGACCATTCCGATGAGCAACAATCCAGATATGCACTAAAAGGATTTATGAATACAGCTTACCATTCGGTATCACAAGAGAAGCGAAAGCAGTTAGTTCTCGACCAGCTCCGCCGATTTTATGGGGATAAAACCGACAGCTACATTTCCTATCGGGAGACCGTATGGAAAAACAAGCCCCTTACCTACACCGAATATGACGACCCCATCATCCCTCACCAACATAATGGCCACAAGGTATTTCAACAATCGTATTGGGATCACCGACTATTTATATCAGGATCTGAAACGGCCCCCTCTTTCCCGGGATATATGGATGGAGCGGTAGAAAGTGCCCAACGAGTAGTTACACAACTCAAAAAGCTGATATAAAATACCTAATCAATTAACCATTCCAACAGATCTACCCCATCGGGTTTCCAAAAAAGGGCTGGTTGCTGCACATGAGTTAATAACTCAATTTCCTGCTTCAAATCGGGTACCTCCGTTTGGGAATCTGTTACATATATGCTCTGCAATTGTGACTCATACCGTTGGGACAACTCAGCCACCTTAGACTTACCTCCCTGCACCCAGTAGCAGACAAAATCCTGATCAAGTTCA of the Fodinibius sp. Rm-B-1B1-1 genome contains:
- a CDS encoding NAD(P)/FAD-dependent oxidoreductase; the protein is MKNIVVLGGGLSGLTTAYLLKNEDISTTILEGRDRIGGRIHTLRNDAEAPIEMGATWLGKKHTHLLDLLDQLNIGTTQQFMGNKGFYEPMSVSPPQLVDLPPNKEPSYRIDGGSDNLIHSLANQLDQNQILLNERVRSIADIGNSLQIQTNNTNFDADAVISTLPPKLLIESIRFTPSLPDKLQNIAAGTHTWMADSIKVALTFERPFWKGSNSSGTIFSNVGPVNEMYDHSDEQQSRYALKGFMNTAYHSVSQEKRKQLVLDQLRRFYGDKTDSYISYRETVWKNKPLTYTEYDDPIIPHQHNGHKVFQQSYWDHRLFISGSETAPSFPGYMDGAVESAQRVVTQLKKLI